The following is a genomic window from Salmo salar chromosome ssa23, Ssal_v3.1, whole genome shotgun sequence.
tgccaaaatccagaGGTATCCCTTTAACATTGTTATCTGGCTAAGTTGTCATTCACATAGTTCTGGTAAAGGCATGATATAGGCACAGGGTAAACATTGGTTCATTTGTTGTTGTCGTACTATGGGTTAAACAGTTGAACTGTGACATACCTTTATTTCCATCAATTACTATCTTAATTATGCTTTGTGCACCTAACCTGTTCAGTGTTATCCTtaccccctccccacccctccccacccctcgAGCTGCCACAACTTACCATTTATTATGCATTAGACTTTTTCTTTAACAACCAAAAGTGCTTCAAGTTTTGAACAAAGTTCCAGTCGGAGTGAAACtgaaaaataaatgaatatataaatatacaaaAAACAGCAGCAAAACAAAGTTGCCACGATTGTGGCCGGCTCTGCCTTCAAATTATCCTCCCCCAAATTACGATCATACATTCTCCCTCACTCTAATTAAACATTAGGCTTTATTTGTTCCAGATGCAGCttttttgaagttttattttgGTAAAGGGAGCCTGTGAATGGTAGAGGCAGGCCTGCAGTCTCATGCATGCACAAACATTCCAGGTTCCAGCCTGTATGACCCATACATACTGCCTGTGCTGCACCACACAACCTCAAGGTCTAGACATTAGCACAGTCGAATCCAACTGTTTTAATGTGCAGGTGTCATCTTTCAGCAGTGGCTCATACATGGGATCAGAGTCTGGATGGAGGAACGTAGCATTTAGTGGTAACGCTTCTCAGACTTGGGATACTGCAGCACTTTGACCAACTCTAACCCAAGCCATTAGTTTGAATCAGTAATATCACACGCGGTGGGCAAGTTGCTTACCTTGGAAACAACACATCAAGTGCATGTTGGGTTATGCCACAGATGTTTGCAAGCAAATCTGCTGGACGATTCCACACTAATTAATAATTGAGAGCGCACATATCCCATGTCTGATGACATCAGTCCAGTAGTGTCATTATGTGGGCTTGGTGCAGCAGAGACTGGGGCCTCTGGGAGCCTCTGTGCTTTGTTTTGGGGCTGAAGAGTGAGAGACAACTCTGTAGAGCTCTGTACATACCACCTCAGGACTGTCTCGAGTATTAATAGACATGTCTTTGTTCCGCCCGACACGCTTCTGAAGTGGAATAAGACAAGCGGAGATAAGGATCTCCTCTCTGTGAGTCAAATCTCAAAGTACCACTTAGAAGGCTTTCCTCCACCTCTCTGAAGTCTGGCTGAATGAGGGAAGGctcagctcagacacgagaggccTAAAGGGAAAAATTGACACAGCTGTCAAGGGCTTTTCTCTGGCTTGTGTTTTAAAAGGAAAACAATGTAGTAATGAAGCCATGTTTGTAGCATGGAAGCATGTCCAGCTTTGGGTTCTCTGGTTTGACTTATCTGTCTctccagagggagggaggaatgataGGATGTCTGTGTGACAaggacagaaagagggagggatagagattgTATGTGTGTGCAAGAGACAAAGATGCAACAGAAAAATAGATGGAGAGCTAGGGtggaaaagaaagagggagagagaaaaggagagcaaggagggagagagaggggtcattAAAAGGACACACTCTCACTTGCTGTAAATGGCAGTAAAGTATCTGGCTAATCTGCTATCCTTATCCTGATTAAATCACCTGGGATTTGGCTTTCCCATCAGCTGCAATCAATGTGGCCAAATCAATAGACAGAGGATATCTGAGTGTTCCTGATCTTCAGTGAGCTGCAAAGACCTGTGTACTGAGCCACGTCCCATAGCCGTGGGGAtatctactgaacagtacagtgtAGCGGCTGGTGCcaatctcttctcctcttctatcctcttCAATCTTGTTTCTCTGACCTTGGGGAACCTTTCTCACACTAGCCGCTGTATTCCTCTTGATCTTCTCCCTCTTTCTGGTCCAAAGtgtcttctctctttttctctgccttccactttctctctttttccaaGAGATGgggcctctctctgtccatctctgtctctcactttccTCTCTTTGGCAGCGTGTTACTGGTTCCCCTTCCATTCTGATAGACTTAACAGGCAAAACTGGAAGTACATTTTCTAGTTCTTCTTCCAAGTATTTATTGAAAGATGTCCAATATTCACTACTTTGGCTTTTCTAACATGAATTCTACTTGTTCTGACGGTCCTGCATATCTGCTTTATGTGTTACAGGAGGATGAGGCTGGATTTTGGACCTCAGGGCTGGCCTTTGGCCCTGGCTCTACTGCTGGGGGTTGTAGTGGGCCAGAAGCTGCCCACGCGAGACGAGGGCCTGTTCCAGATGCAGATCAGAGACAAGACCCTGTTCCATGATTCCTCCGTCATCCCAGACGGAGCTGAGATCAGTGGATACTTGTTCAGAGACACGCCCAAAAGGTAATGAGTTTAGGTCTATGTAAAGACAGCCGTCACTATCAACAACCATTACCAACATGTAGGTTTACTGCTCCAAAcatgtacatgtactgtatgtcttatctTACCAAATGCATGAGACCAGGTTGTGTATCACTCAAAAACAGCGTCGTAGCCTTCCCACACTAAATAGCACTGTAGGCTCTGTATGACGACTTATGGCAAATGGATGCATGGGGAATATGGAATGCATTGTGTAATGTATACTAGGACGAGGAAATGCATTATAGATGAGAAAGAGATGTTCATGTGATTTAGGTAATGTCTGCTGATAGAGACCCAGGTCATTAGCATTCCATAGTGTGACCATAGATTTAGTGTGTAGGGTGATTTCAGTAGTTAACCCTGCAGTTAACCCTGCATTCTGTTGGATCCCTGTCATTTACCTGGGCAATACTTCTTGTTTCTGAAGGTACTACTTTGTGGTGGAGGAGGACAACACCCCACTGTCTGTGACGGTAACACCATGTGATGCTCCTCTGGAGTGGAAGCTAACTCTGCAGGAGCTGCCCGAGGAGGCCAGCGGAGAGGGATCAGGTATTTACATAAATATGATTTATAGAACTGATAGCTAATGTAAATTGGGCTATTACAATAAGTACATTGTAAAACTTGTGAAATATATGTTTGATGTACAACAAGTACATAAACAATCATCTCACTAATTCATCGGGATGAACATTAACTAACAGCAACATAAACATTTGATTGATATAGTTTTGAATAAAATGAGAAAGACTTTGTACATTTTGTTGTGGTTGGGTCGCGTTGCTGGTCGGCTTTTTTGGTGTGGTTGTGATATGGTTATTAACTAACTAGTGGCACAATGTCTGAACTGACCACACTGAAGTCTGAATTGACCACACCTCTGTAGTCTGTGAAAAGGGCACAGAGCTCTGAGTAGAACAGACTGCccttggctggctggttggttggctggcagACAAACACAGTGTATGAGTAAAGAGTTTAGAATGTGATTAAGCCTTCCTCGTTCCTCCCCCATAAACATATTTATATAGCTAGGTACAATAACCCCCTATGTCCATTCCTAACGTATACTCCCTTTGTCCTCCAATGGGAagactatctctctccctcccctctcattctcacacactcagtcactctctctccatctggacATTGTCTTAGAAACACAAGAAATCAATCAACTCCCTCAAGCCCAGTCCCATTAGAGCACAGACATGGACTGCAGCGGTGGTTTTAGAGTGTGCATAATGTGAGGGTGTGAAAGTACATGTGTGCACGTGTAGGACTATAtgggtgtgcatgtgtctgtgccaatgaaTAAATGGGCTCCTTGCCTGATACCACCTGCTTTTTTGATGTTCACGCACTGTCCTAATAGATTATAGAATAGAGACTAAATACTGTAACACAGTTAATCTCCAATATGTGCTACACATGGCAACTTAACATAGACCGAGCAGCCATTCACATAGGCTGAGTGGAGCACTAGCCGTCAGGATTGCATTAGTTTCCAGTGTAAATACACAAATGCACAACCTCTCTGTCTGTTCATATGTTTGCTCCGCTCTTTGCTGAATGTCTCGGCCTCGGATCGGATCTTTCAGCATTAATTTAGAACACCGTTGAGCACACTCTCTGGTTGACAAGCATAATATTATGTTTCCTTGCTCAGGTGAAATAAGGCCTGCGACTGACTCCCTCATGGATAGGCTACAAGGTGCCTCTTTGTAGCATAGCTTCACAAGTTCCCAGGAAGGGCCAAGTGAATACCAGCCTGGGATTTTTGGGGATGTTTAGAGTGAAAACATGGTCGCTGGCTCGTGAGGGGCTAATCGTCCGTACAGCTCGGAGAGAGCTTTACCATGACCTCATCAGGATCAACACATTAAACGGGTCATTTTTAGCCACCTGTGGAAATTATTTTACTTCAGAGGccgaaaaaaattaaataaacattaAGGGAGGTTAGCAAAAAATATCTCAGGAGGTGATGGGGATGCTTTGATATGAAAGGAACTCATGTTAAGTTCGTGTGTTTTCCAGGTGAGCCAGAGCCCCTGGAccagcagaagcagcagcaggtGACAGTAGATGAGGGCACAGAGCTCTTCTCCTACAAGGGGAACGATGTGGAGTCATACGTGGCCACCAGCTCTCCCTCCGGCCTCTATCAGCTGGAGATGCTCTCCACAGAGAAGGACAGCAACTTCAAGGTGTACGCCACCACCACCCCAGCGTCTGACCAGCCCTACCCCGAGCTGCCCTACGATCCCCGGGTGGACGTCACCGCCCTGGGCCGGACCACTGTCACTCTGGCCTGGAAGCCCACCCCTACGGGTGTTCTGATGGGCCAGCCCGTCCAGTACTGTGTGGTCATCAACAAGGAGCACAACTTCAAGAGCCTGTGTGCTGCTGAGGCTAAGATCAGCGCTGACGATGCCTTCATGGCCGCTCCAAAGCCAGGCCGGGACTTCAGCCCCTTCGACTTTGCTCACTTTGGCTTTGTCCCCTCAGACAATAACTTAAACCGAGGTCTCACCAGCAACAAAATCTCCCGCTCCTACACAGCCAAACCCAAGGCCTCTGACATTCAGAAAGTCTGCATTGGTAACAAGAACATCTTCACCGTGTCGGACCTGAAGCCGGACACTCAGTATTACTTTGACGTGTTTGCTGTGAACTCTGCCACCAACACCAGCACCGCCTATGTGGGCACCTTCGCCCGCACCAAGGAGGAGGCTCGGCAGAAGACGGTGGAACTGAAGGATGGCAAAGTGTCCGACGTCTTCATCAAGAGGAAGAGCAGTAAATTCCTGCGCTTCGCCCCTGTCTCCTCCCACCAGAGGGTCACTCTGTTTGTACATGCCTGTCTGGACTCTGTTCAGGTGCAGGTTAGGCGTGATGGCAAGCTGCTGCTCTCCCAGAATGTGGAGGGTATACGGCAGTTCCAGCTGCGAGGGAAGCCCAAGGCCAAGTACCTCATCCGTCTGCGAGGCAGCAGGAAAGGAGCGTCCACCCTGAAGGTGCTGGCCACCACAAAGCCCAGCAGCAAGCAGCCCTTCCCATCGCTACCCGAGGACACACGCATCAAGGCCTTCGACAAGCTGCGTACCTGCTCCTCTGCTACTGTGGCCTGGCTGGGAACGCAGGACCGCAACAAGTTCTGCGTCTACAAAAAAGAGGTGTCCGAGAGCTACGGCGAGGAGCAGCGGCGCCGTGAGCAGAACCAGTGTGCCGGGCCTGAGACGCGCAGGAAGTCAGAGAAGGTCCTCTGCAAGTACTTCCACAGCCCAAACCTGCAGAAGGCCGTTACCACGGAAACCATCACAGGGCTGGAGCCGGGCAAGACCTATCTGCTGGACGTTTATGTTGTGGGCCACAGTGGTCACTCAGTCAAATACCAGAGCAAACTGGTGAAAACGAGGAAGTACTGCTAAAAGACTGCACAGAATAaatctattatatatatatatatatatattaaaaaagttTTATTTAACTCTAAGTGATATTCTACTAAGGAGTGTATACAGACTGACCACTCACACAGCTGATGAGCCTGTGGCAGAGACTTAACTGTTTGCAGAGGGAGATATCAACCTGTATATTTATGTTTACATTTCATTGTTGGCATGTTTTTGGGCGATCCATAGGTCAGAGGTGCTCACCTATGGATCGCCCTGTGCTTGGGGTCCCAGAATCTCGTTGCCAACTTGGAGACTTCAGAGCTTCAGAGAAGAGACCGTTTCATCTTGTGCATCTCTCTGTCGCTGCATGACTCTTGCGTTCCTCTGTCAAAATGGTTTGTTACTTCAGTTTCAATTTAAGTTGACCTGCAGAGATAAAATAGATACCAGCCGTGTATAGTTCTCTCAGTGCATCATTTACATTTAGGAGAGATTTAAATTATTTTATACTTCGCCTCTTTTGATTTGATTGTTTGTTTTTATTGATCATGATGACTATTACTGTTATGAAGAAATAATTCAAATTCTATGAGGAAATTGTCATTGTGGAGACATTCCGTTGTGTAGCTCAGCCAGTGTGCGCTCTAGAGCCtgtctgtaaatgtgttctgtgCTGGAGGTCTGTGTGTTACCGCTGTATCGCTGTGTGTGTCACATGTACAGAGTTGTCCTGCCAATATTCATGTACATAAACACTAAATATAGAACAAGTAATCCCTATGTCACCCTGGGTGTCATGTTCTTCTGTGGGCTAGTTAACATCACATACTGTAGATATATGGAGGGTGTCACGCAGCTCTGCAGCAGTGTATCAGCAGAAAGGAGAATAGGAGTGTTTATAGATTTTACATTAAGCCTACATCATGTCCACGTACGCATAACATGATCCTTGATATAAATGATTACTGACATAAGAACAATTTCCcatggacatacagtaccagagtGAATTATTTGGATGAACGTATTTGAATGTTGGTAAATGTTGTCAAAAGGTACTCTCTACACCGGAACAACGTAGAACTAATGTCACATCAGTGTCTGCGATCGTTTCGTGTTTACATGCGTTTTAGGATGTAGGGTAACAGTTttaaccacacatacagtacacttgcCACATataagagaagaggaggagttcAGCATGCACTGACACACATCGACACAGACCcgatcacacacacatccacacgttGTAATTAAGAGTGGTCACAGTTGAGTGGAAAAGTCCTGACTGTTGTGGCTAAGACAAACAGCTGTTCCTTGTGACTCTCCATGTTTCCATCACAACCCGATTCTGAGCAGTAACGCTCCGATTCTCCACCACAACTCCCTGTCAATCAAACAACCACCTGGCTTACATTAACCTGCTGTTGCCCTGGAATAATGTGGAGCTCCCAGAGAGCTGTGGGAATGTCATGGATAGGCCTGTAAACTCCTACTAATAAAGCCAGTAAGTAGGGAATGCTAGTGCTATGCTCTAAGGGTCAATACACTCATGAATAAGGTCTGAATGGCGGTAGATGGAGTTTTAATGAAGCCAAGGCCCTCCTTCGTTCTCTCTGTACTAGTCACTTAGGAGGTATAAGCctgaaaaaaaacacaaacaagCCTCTTTTCTGGAGCTCACGGAGAAGAGATGCTGCTTtctctccagttaatgtcacctctcccagATCATACTGACACCTACCCTCTTtccatttacctttatttaactagacaagtcacttaagaacaaattcttattttcaatgacagcctaggaacagcaggttaactgccttgttcagtggcagaacagcagatttttaccttgtcaggtcaggggactcaatcttgcaacctttcgcttactagtccaacactctaaccactaggctacctgccgcctgtaagaagcatcctcacccactgagcatcaACCAACACCGGACATCCATGGACGTTGAAAAGTAATTAAAATTTGGTCTGGACCATACAAATACggtcttgtttgggggcagagCTTATtacaataatagccagtgtgtagaataacaCCCAATAATTCCCAGGAAGAGAATGATATTCATTTCCATATTTATGCATTTTTGTATAGTTCAGATCAGGGACCCACGATGTAATTCCGTTACTTAATTACTTTACCAGATGTAAATCCAAttcacctactgtactgtagttcaataaccaaaataaatgtttcaaactcaaggtgtcatgtcatagctgacacacCATTCTGCCGACGTCTTTGAATCTCAATTCAGAGCCGATATTTCacagagtttttggaaaacgtggtcgcctaaaaaacacatggagATTGTACCCTAATTCTAtcactgggctcccgagtggcgcagcgatctaaggcactacatctcagtgctagaggtgtcactacagaccctggttcaattccaggctgtatcacaactggctgtggtcggtagtcccatagggcagagaacaattggctcagtgttgttagggtttggctggtgttggctgtcattgcctagttaaataaaaaatcacTGAACTTTGCATCTGGACAGATATTCTTGTGAATTTGTGACATTTTCTGAGTAAATTGTTCAAATAATGTCCTTTTGCATAGAGTagtttggtttgttaaacttttaaATAGactaaatgttttttgtttggcatacatatTTTATTAAAACATCAGAGTCAAGGTGTAATTCAGTCTGGTGGGCTGTGTATATTTGTTTTTTAACATAGTAATGCTTTGATCTGTGAGTTATGTATATTTGCAGCTGAATGAAGAGTGGAGACATCCATAACACTGCAGGTATGGTATAACGGCGAGACCTATGCGCCGGAGACCCAGCTTTGATCCTTGGCCAGGGTTATCATGACTTGCCTGCCCCTCAAATTCACTATGCTGGTGTCGGGAAGTTACCTAGGCCAGTGTGAGGCATGGCAGACTGCTCTGGAGCAAGGGCCAGTTTAACAATCACAGGACTGCAGCATAAATGCAGCAGATAGGCCTTAATATATTGTCAGAGAAACAATATACTATTATGTTAGATGTATAATTACAAAAGATACATGGCAGTGTGTGAGCATGTACGGTCATTTTTTGCCGAAAAAATACAGGGAATAATTtatcattttatttatatttatccCGAGAGTCTCGGAATGTACCGCATAAATCGGAAGTGCCTATTTTAAAGCGTTTACAATCAAGATATGGTCACTATGCCAGGGTTCTCTCAAAATTAGATTGTTCCTGCGCCACATTACCGGCTTGGCTGCTCCACTATGTAAAGATTTCACATCTATTAAGTAATCATAGAGTAACTGATCGCTAATGACATTGTTGTGAATTGCGAAACAGGCCTTTCATATCGTGTTCGTGTTCCTCAATAATTATCGTGTTCCTCAATAATTTCAGCGCATTTCAGCAGGCCCTAGAGACAAGAGCGTGCTCAGGACTCGGGAGAGTACACCCGGAGTAGACTATAGCGTTTTCGAATCATACAAACTTTCTAATTGCAGTCAAACAAAAGTAAATCGACTAAAATTGCTAAACTTGCTACATAACCTCCAACGAATTACAGAATATCTTCTATTTGGCAAAATGGAGTTGATGATTATACGGATAGCAGATCAGCTCATGAATAACGGGGAGATGAATAGAGAAACTTGTTTAATGTCAAGGTATCTTAACGGGACCAactctttttgttgttgtccatATCTACCTACTCTCGTACCGTTAGTTGATCACACATTGTCTACGGAAACTCTCATAAAGGCAGCAAAACGAGACAGGGACGAGACAGGGGAAATGTTATAGCGGTATTTTGACATGCATAGGCGAGACGTGCTTTGATAATATAACCTATGGATTAAGAATAAAGTTAGGAATGTTCATGCGAGACATGAGTCAGGATTTGGGGTTTCAGTGGGATTGGAAAAATAGGAAAATAGCCTAGGCTCTATATAAGGCTACTACATGAGTCACTACATAGATAATTcacttgatttaggctacattatttcATGCTAAATTGTTTTGA
Proteins encoded in this region:
- the LOC106584222 gene encoding protein NDNF — translated: MRLDFGPQGWPLALALLLGVVVGQKLPTRDEGLFQMQIRDKTLFHDSSVIPDGAEISGYLFRDTPKRYYFVVEEDNTPLSVTVTPCDAPLEWKLTLQELPEEASGEGSGEPEPLDQQKQQQVTVDEGTELFSYKGNDVESYVATSSPSGLYQLEMLSTEKDSNFKVYATTTPASDQPYPELPYDPRVDVTALGRTTVTLAWKPTPTGVLMGQPVQYCVVINKEHNFKSLCAAEAKISADDAFMAAPKPGRDFSPFDFAHFGFVPSDNNLNRGLTSNKISRSYTAKPKASDIQKVCIGNKNIFTVSDLKPDTQYYFDVFAVNSATNTSTAYVGTFARTKEEARQKTVELKDGKVSDVFIKRKSSKFLRFAPVSSHQRVTLFVHACLDSVQVQVRRDGKLLLSQNVEGIRQFQLRGKPKAKYLIRLRGSRKGASTLKVLATTKPSSKQPFPSLPEDTRIKAFDKLRTCSSATVAWLGTQDRNKFCVYKKEVSESYGEEQRRREQNQCAGPETRRKSEKVLCKYFHSPNLQKAVTTETITGLEPGKTYLLDVYVVGHSGHSVKYQSKLVKTRKYC